From Aspergillus fumigatus Af293 chromosome 3, whole genome shotgun sequence, a single genomic window includes:
- a CDS encoding putative extracellular thaumatin domain protein, whose product MMFTKAFFAAAFATLSTALPHVIQRSGNSSASGGGVQIVNNLSQTVYAWSVADSVSDMHTLSADGGSYSEDWRTNSNGGGVSIKLSTKPDQSDVLQFEYTQSGDTIYWDMSCIDMGTDSEFSKFGFTVEPSQSGGDCPSVNCKAGDTACAEAYLQPKDDHATHGCPINTSFVVNIGN is encoded by the coding sequence ATGATGTTCACCAAGGCCTTCTTCGCTGCTGCCTTTGCCACCCTCTCCACTGCCCTGCCCCATGTCATCCAGCGCAGCGGCAACTCCTCCGCCTCTGGAGGCGGCGTCCAGATCGTCAACAACCTGAGCCAAACCGTCTACGCGTGGTCGGTCGCTGATAGCGTCAGCGACATGCATACCCTCTCTGCGGACGGCGGCTCCTACTCCGAGGACTGGCGCACCAACTCCAACGGCGGCGGCGTCTCCATCAAGCTGTCCACCAAGCCCGACCAGTCTGACGTCCTTCAGTTTGAGTACACCCAGTCCGGTGACACCATCTACTGGGACATGTCCTGCATCGACATGGGCACCGACTCCGAGTTCTCCAAGTTCGGCTTCACCGTCGAGCCTTCCCAGTCCGGCGGCGACTGCCCCTCTGTCAACTGCAAGGCCGGCGACACTGCCTGCGCCGAGGCCTACCTGCAGCCCAAGGACGACCATGCCACCCACGGCTGCCCCATCAACACTTCTTTCGTGGTGAACATTGGCAACTAG